The bacterium genomic interval GGTGGCGGCTCAGGGTGTCCGTGGCGGACTCCTCCGGGCCACATTAGGGGCCGAGCCAGAGACCCTCGATCCTCACACTGGCGGCACCTTATTCGACATTGATATCTCGGTGGCGCTGTTCGATGCCCTGACCTACAATGACACGGTCACCGGGTTGCAAGGTGCGCTCGCGGAATCGTGGCAGTCTCCCGATGCGCTGGTATGGACGTTCCGATTGCGGCGAAATGTGAAGTTCCACAATGGTGACCCGGTCAACTCAGCCGCGGTTAGGGCATCCGTGGAGCGTATCGAAAACAAGACGCTCGGAGTCAACCACAGCTACACGGTTGTGATCGATCAGGTCGCTTCTATCGAGACACCTGATCCGCTCACGATCGTCTTCCGCCTTAAACAGCCGAACGCGAGCTTTCCCTTGAGTATGGCCGATATCATGATCATCCCGCACAGCTTCGATCCCGCAAAGCCCGTGGGCGCCGGACCGTTTCGGTTCACGGAGTGGGTGCGTGATCGGTACGTCCGGGTACGACGCTTTGAGGGGTACTATCGTCGAGGTATCCCGTACTTGGACGAAATAGCGTTTCTGCCAACTCCCGACGAGAATCAGAAAGTCGTGCTGCTGCAAACGGGGCAAGTCGACTTCATCGATACCATTCCGTTGCCCCGGGCGCAAGAAGTCCAAAAAGCCGGGAAGTCTCAAGTGTTTGCAGTTCCGCCAGGCATCGCTCCTTCAGCATATGTTATGATGACGAATACTCGTCGCCCGCCGC includes:
- a CDS encoding ABC transporter substrate-binding protein; translated protein: MALFDALTYNDTVTGLQGALAESWQSPDALVWTFRLRRNVKFHNGDPVNSAAVRASVERIENKTLGVNHSYTVVIDQVASIETPDPLTIVFRLKQPNASFPLSMADIMIIPHSFDPAKPVGAGPFRFTEWVRDRYVRVRRFEGYYRRGIPYLDEIAFLPTPDENQKVVLLQTGQVDFIDTIPLPRAQEVQKAGKSQVFAVPPGIAPSAYVMMTNTRRPPLNNSKVRQAMNYAVDRRALLDATFGFGAIKSNPIPPKHWAFDPTAASYNTRDVVKAKQLLQEAGVPGGFSVQLKHVTSRAEFTTIAQLFQANMADIGIKVNIVPLELGVFVDQVEAKLVPIQLDGAESVQRAGGAARPPVAPREVPANAPASDQMGGIVRPGHG